The following are encoded together in the Streptomyces sp. NBC_01465 genome:
- a CDS encoding pyruvate dehydrogenase → MAKQNVAEQFVDILVRAGVQRLYGVVGDSLNPVVDAIRRTPEIEWIQVRHEETAAFAAGAEAQVTGSLAACAGSCGPGNLHLINGLYDAHRSMAPVLALASHIPSSEIGLGYFQETHPDRLFQECSHYSELISNPKQMPRLLQTAIQHAIGRSGVSVVSLPGDIASAPAPDKAIDHALVTSLPSVRPGDAEIEKLARMIDEAKRVTLFCGSGTAGAHAEVMEFAERVKSPVGHALRGKEWIQYDNPYDVGMSGLLGYGAAYEATHECDLLILLGTDFPYNAFLPDDVKIAQVDVRPEHLGRRSKLDLAVWGDVRETLRCLTPRVKAKTDRKFLDKMLKKHADALEGVIKAYTRKVEKHVPIHPEYVASVLDELADDDAVFTVDTGMCNVWAARYLSPNGKRRIIGSFSHGSMANALPQAIGAQFTDRNRQVVSMSGDGGFSMLMGDFLTLVQYDLPVKVVLFNNSSLGMVELEMLVSGLPSFGTHNHNPDFAAIARAAGAYGVRVEKPKQLAGALKDAFRHKGPALIDVVTDPNALSIPPKISAEMVTGFALSASKIVLDGGVGRMVQMARSNLRNVPRP, encoded by the coding sequence ATGGCCAAGCAGAACGTCGCAGAGCAGTTCGTGGACATCCTCGTCCGCGCCGGAGTCCAGCGTCTCTACGGAGTCGTCGGCGACAGCCTCAACCCCGTCGTCGACGCGATCCGCCGCACCCCCGAGATCGAGTGGATCCAGGTCAGACACGAGGAGACCGCCGCCTTCGCGGCCGGCGCGGAAGCCCAGGTCACCGGCTCACTCGCGGCCTGCGCGGGCTCCTGCGGCCCCGGCAACCTCCACCTCATCAACGGCCTCTACGACGCCCACCGCTCCATGGCCCCCGTCCTCGCCCTCGCCTCGCACATCCCCTCCAGCGAGATCGGCCTCGGCTACTTCCAGGAGACCCACCCCGACCGCCTCTTCCAGGAGTGCAGCCACTACAGCGAGCTGATCTCCAACCCCAAGCAGATGCCCCGCCTCCTCCAGACGGCGATCCAGCACGCCATCGGCCGCAGCGGGGTGAGCGTCGTCTCCCTCCCCGGCGACATCGCCTCCGCGCCCGCCCCCGACAAGGCGATCGACCACGCCCTGGTCACGTCGCTGCCCTCCGTACGCCCCGGGGACGCCGAGATCGAGAAGCTGGCCCGCATGATCGACGAGGCCAAGCGGGTCACCCTCTTCTGCGGCAGCGGCACGGCGGGCGCGCACGCCGAGGTGATGGAGTTCGCCGAGCGCGTCAAGTCCCCGGTGGGGCACGCGCTGCGCGGCAAGGAGTGGATCCAGTACGACAACCCCTACGACGTCGGCATGAGCGGACTCCTCGGCTACGGCGCCGCCTACGAGGCCACCCACGAGTGCGACCTGCTGATCCTGCTCGGCACGGACTTCCCGTACAACGCCTTCCTCCCCGACGACGTGAAGATCGCCCAGGTCGACGTCCGCCCCGAACACCTCGGCCGCCGCTCCAAGCTGGACCTCGCGGTCTGGGGCGACGTCCGCGAGACGCTGCGCTGCCTCACCCCCCGGGTGAAGGCCAAGACGGACCGCAAGTTCCTCGACAAGATGCTGAAGAAGCACGCCGACGCGCTCGAAGGCGTCATCAAGGCGTACACCCGCAAGGTCGAGAAGCACGTCCCGATCCACCCCGAGTACGTCGCCTCGGTCCTCGACGAACTCGCCGACGACGACGCCGTGTTCACGGTCGACACAGGCATGTGCAACGTCTGGGCGGCCCGCTATCTCTCGCCCAACGGAAAGCGCCGCATCATCGGCTCGTTCAGCCACGGCTCGATGGCCAACGCGCTCCCGCAGGCGATCGGCGCCCAGTTCACCGACCGGAACCGCCAGGTCGTCTCGATGTCCGGCGACGGCGGCTTCTCGATGCTGATGGGCGATTTCCTCACCCTGGTCCAGTACGACCTCCCGGTGAAGGTCGTCCTCTTCAACAACTCCTCGCTCGGCATGGTCGAGCTGGAGATGCTGGTCTCGGGCCTCCCGTCGTTCGGCACCCACAACCACAACCCGGACTTCGCGGCGATCGCGCGGGCGGCCGGTGCGTACGGGGTGCGCGTGGAGAAGCCCAAGCAGCTCGCCGGGGCGCTGAAGGACGCCTTCAGGCACAAGGGCCCGGCGCTGATCGATGTCGTCACCGACCCGAACGCACTGTCGATCCCGCCGAAGATCAGCGCCGAGATGGTGACCGGTTTCGCGCTCTCGGCCAGCAAAATCGTCCTGGATGGCGGAGTGGGTCGAATGGTGCAGATGGCCCGCTCCAACCTGCGGAATGTCCCTCGTCCCTGA
- a CDS encoding helix-turn-helix domain-containing protein, with product MLGAIGLDDLQETAYRALVSLGAAEVPDLARRLSLPESDTERALRRLEQHGLAAQSSARTGRWVAAPPGVGLGALLTQQRHELDQAELAAALLAEEYRSEATAPAALDLVEVVTGSSAIAQRFLQMQLGATEEICGMVTGPPIAVASEENDEAEQLVTTRGVSYRLVLEREVLELPNAIGQLAEGLGRGEQLRVADRVPTKLIVADRSLAMVPMTVHEGVEPTAIVVHASGLLDSLIGLFDSVWRDALPLRLGEGGTVTGEDEGGPDATDLEILSLLLAGMTDASVAKQLDLGLRTVQRRVKGLMELTGVTTRLQLGWHAYEKGWVARS from the coding sequence TTGCTCGGAGCCATAGGCCTCGACGACCTCCAGGAGACGGCCTACCGCGCGCTCGTGAGTCTGGGCGCGGCCGAAGTCCCCGACCTCGCCCGTCGGCTGTCCCTGCCCGAGTCCGACACCGAACGCGCGCTGCGGCGCCTGGAGCAGCACGGGCTCGCCGCCCAGTCGTCCGCGCGTACGGGGCGCTGGGTCGCCGCCCCGCCCGGTGTGGGTCTCGGCGCGCTGCTCACCCAGCAGCGGCACGAGCTGGACCAGGCGGAGCTGGCGGCGGCGCTGCTGGCCGAGGAGTACCGGTCGGAGGCCACCGCACCCGCCGCACTCGACCTGGTGGAGGTGGTCACAGGATCCAGTGCGATCGCGCAGCGCTTCCTGCAGATGCAGCTGGGTGCGACCGAGGAGATCTGCGGGATGGTGACCGGCCCCCCGATCGCGGTCGCGTCCGAGGAGAACGACGAGGCCGAGCAGCTGGTGACCACGCGCGGGGTCTCCTACCGGCTCGTCCTCGAGCGCGAGGTGCTCGAACTCCCCAATGCGATCGGCCAGTTGGCGGAGGGTCTGGGCCGGGGCGAGCAGCTCAGGGTCGCCGACCGGGTGCCCACCAAGCTGATCGTGGCGGACCGTTCGCTGGCGATGGTGCCGATGACGGTGCACGAGGGTGTGGAGCCGACGGCGATCGTCGTCCATGCCAGCGGGCTGCTCGACTCGCTGATCGGTCTCTTCGACTCGGTGTGGCGCGACGCGCTGCCGCTGCGGCTCGGTGAGGGCGGGACGGTCACGGGCGAGGACGAGGGCGGTCCTGACGCGACCGATCTGGAGATCCTGTCGCTGCTGCTGGCCGGGATGACCGATGCGAGCGTCGCCAAGCAGCTGGACCTGGGGCTGCGGACCGTACAGCGCAGGGTCAAGGGGCTGATGGAGCTGACCGGGGTCACCACCCGGCTGCAGCTGGGCTGGCACGCGTACGAGAAGGGCTGGGTCGCCCGGAGTTGA
- a CDS encoding protein phosphatase 2C domain-containing protein: protein MSQQGDRHATAEDDWWSKLYENEPATGTEAAPTAGGDTLDDRFDSASGVATPPDPPPPHDEIPPQRTRAPWEPPEETPPAEPGWGFTQRFGAPPPIPPSPPEPPAPTPHQEADSGVEQQIAPDEDEPPAPAAHKPTVPDLPAHPRHAAPGPALSEPPPRPQSGHIGDGPPTYDAEPTSLPGAHPDGLDELMADTVLDGARYGAYTLRAASTRGDSARFRGEPRRDALLTARFGTGETSLVLVAVASGARASEGAHLAAADACRWIGGAVGRSHVRLAEDIRAGRRGDLKSGLHRLTDRGYGKLRARAAELGLEPGEYTASLRCLLLSGDPECRNRIFFGVGGGGGLFRLRDGAWQDIEPLVPEPSALKGDAVVGFGSAPSDVPEQTPEGDRLTMDLGITTPPSPYVERPLPPPADPFRFRASVARPGDTLLLCSGGLAEPLRGEPALAKELAERWGPDEPPGLAAFLADTQLRVKGYADDRTAAAVWEA from the coding sequence ATGAGTCAGCAGGGGGACCGGCATGCCACCGCCGAGGACGACTGGTGGAGCAAGCTGTACGAGAACGAGCCCGCCACCGGCACCGAAGCCGCCCCCACCGCGGGCGGCGACACCCTGGACGACCGCTTCGACTCCGCGAGCGGCGTCGCCACACCACCGGACCCCCCGCCCCCGCACGACGAGATCCCTCCGCAACGCACCCGCGCCCCCTGGGAACCCCCGGAGGAGACGCCCCCCGCCGAACCGGGCTGGGGCTTCACCCAACGCTTCGGCGCACCCCCACCGATCCCCCCGTCCCCACCCGAGCCACCCGCTCCAACTCCCCACCAGGAAGCCGACTCCGGGGTCGAGCAGCAGATCGCGCCCGACGAGGACGAGCCGCCCGCGCCCGCCGCCCACAAACCCACCGTCCCGGACCTGCCCGCCCACCCCCGCCACGCCGCCCCAGGACCCGCGCTCTCCGAGCCGCCGCCCCGGCCGCAATCCGGGCACATCGGTGACGGGCCGCCCACCTACGACGCCGAGCCCACCTCGCTGCCCGGCGCGCACCCCGACGGGCTCGACGAGCTGATGGCCGACACCGTGCTGGACGGCGCGCGCTACGGGGCGTACACCCTGCGCGCCGCCTCCACTCGAGGCGACTCCGCCCGCTTCCGCGGCGAGCCGCGCCGCGACGCCCTGCTCACCGCCCGTTTCGGCACCGGCGAGACGAGTCTCGTCCTGGTCGCCGTCGCCAGCGGTGCCCGCGCCTCCGAAGGCGCGCACCTCGCCGCGGCCGACGCCTGCCGCTGGATCGGCGGGGCGGTGGGCCGCAGCCACGTCCGGCTCGCCGAGGACATCCGCGCCGGACGCCGCGGCGACCTCAAGTCCGGGCTGCACCGGCTCACCGACCGCGGTTACGGAAAGCTCCGCGCCCGCGCCGCCGAACTCGGCCTGGAACCGGGCGAGTACACGGCGAGCCTCCGCTGCCTCCTGCTCTCCGGCGACCCCGAGTGCCGCAACCGCATCTTCTTCGGCGTCGGCGGAGGCGGCGGTCTCTTCCGGCTGCGCGACGGCGCCTGGCAGGACATAGAGCCCCTCGTTCCCGAGCCCTCCGCGCTCAAAGGCGACGCCGTCGTCGGCTTCGGCTCGGCCCCCTCCGACGTCCCCGAGCAGACCCCCGAGGGCGACCGCCTCACCATGGACCTGGGCATCACGACACCGCCCTCGCCGTACGTCGAGCGCCCGCTCCCGCCCCCCGCCGACCCCTTCCGCTTCCGCGCCTCGGTCGCCCGCCCCGGCGACACGCTCCTCCTCTGCAGCGGCGGCCTGGCCGAACCCCTGCGCGGGGAGCCGGCCCTCGCCAAGGAGCTCGCCGAGCGCTGGGGCCCCGACGAGCCGCCCGGCCTGGCCGCGTTCCTGGCCGACACCCAGCTGCGGGTGAAGGGATACGCGGACGACCGTACGGCTGCAGCAGTCTGGGAGGCGTAA